In Alkalibaculum bacchi, the following are encoded in one genomic region:
- a CDS encoding amino acid ABC transporter ATP-binding protein, translated as MSKVIEIQRLNKSFGTHEVLKDINITVDKGEVVSIIGSSGSGKSTLLRCVNLLEKPSGGAIIYKGENILDDKHDVYAYRTKLGMVFQQFNLFNNHDVLNNCVVGQVKVLKRSKEEAEKIAMEYLKVVGMDQFINARPNQLSGGQKQRVAIARALSMEPDVMLFDEPTSALDPEMVGEVLKVMKELADSGLTMMVVTHEMDFARDVSDRVIFMDKGVIAEEGTPEQIFNTPTQERTKEFLKRVL; from the coding sequence ATGAGTAAAGTAATAGAGATACAACGATTGAATAAATCCTTCGGCACTCACGAAGTATTAAAAGATATAAATATTACCGTGGACAAAGGAGAAGTTGTAAGCATTATCGGTTCATCTGGCTCTGGAAAATCTACACTCTTGCGTTGTGTAAATTTATTAGAAAAACCCAGTGGTGGAGCGATTATTTATAAAGGTGAAAACATACTTGATGATAAACATGATGTGTACGCATATCGAACAAAACTAGGGATGGTATTTCAACAATTTAATTTATTCAACAATCACGATGTCTTGAATAATTGCGTAGTTGGTCAAGTTAAAGTATTAAAGCGTTCTAAGGAAGAAGCTGAAAAAATAGCGATGGAATACCTTAAGGTAGTTGGTATGGATCAGTTTATTAATGCAAGACCAAATCAATTATCAGGTGGTCAAAAGCAAAGAGTTGCCATAGCGAGAGCTCTTTCTATGGAGCCTGATGTAATGTTGTTTGATGAGCCAACTTCTGCTCTTGACCCAGAGATGGTTGGAGAGGTACTAAAAGTTATGAAGGAATTAGCAGATAGTGGATTAACTATGATGGTAGTTACTCATGAGATGGATTTTGCAAGGGATGTATCAGATCGAGTCATATTCATGGACAAGGGAGTTATAGCTGAGGAAGGTACACCTGAACAGATATTTAATACACCTACACAGGAACGTACAAAAGAATTTTTAAAACGTGTACTATAA